In a genomic window of Rhinoderma darwinii isolate aRhiDar2 chromosome 10, aRhiDar2.hap1, whole genome shotgun sequence:
- the LOC142662088 gene encoding axin-related protein-like, whose product MSSAGVLTCMPDSGRIFRETSLRPPVPGQETKNYKTEKFAMDPQHCEQQMKCKEDSLREAEGCAAQDSRFSRWGRSLNLLLDDQDGATLFRMYLEGQGLVDLLSFWFACNGFRAMDPAEPKTSKTAKAIYRWYVQNSQAVSGRLKPSTRAQVKDCVKNQQLNRTVFDQAQQEIQRAMEQEAFPSFLLSDICREYAHAIEDSPTPESPGPGLPTLAEEEEYNGLHQTSVGLGTMGKINRAFTRVPPRNQRSHLRKTEAVYQYFAPAASINDSEISSDALTEDSMSVTDSSVDGIPPYRSKQREIHRSVSANGQVPLPFVPRTMRPPAEMMPTNPAEFAAKLTMALEKVKRQRDASEKLEEKLQKLKEEEDKPECDIPPTSHDALPAASIEDDPQSILDEHVSRVLKTPANLSPRSQSPFIQRKAKGQATFGKGQNVASSHLRPKAPPGMETPVTQNVEQRGSISSQGTRSCRKAEGFAPHHKLDDEDSSLGLTTPLSAEQEVERSHSVLQWVLESAKLMKKHHRDVNTSLSHSSEVKKASHRTASQPAHLFLQDTSMPPLNAPNTLDQLEEARRRLVEDKRVPKLHKNRCVPSATLKEKGKATENILSSGFSTMKLSEELKSAKKMNSDQGQGGLAIVYYFCGERIPYMIRTKEPSLTLQEFKELLSKKGSYKYYFKKESQEFECNAVFQEISEEDAVLPLYEEKIICKVERAC is encoded by the exons ATGAGTTCTGCTGGGGTGCTGACCTGTATGCCAGACTCTGGACGGATATTCAGGGAGACTTCATTGCGCCCACCGGTGCCAGGCCAAGAGACTAAAAATTACAAG ACTGAGAAGTTTGCAATGGATCCTCAGCATTGTGAACAACAAATGAAATGCAAAGAAGACTCACTTCGAGAAGCGGAAGGTTGTGCAGCCCAAGATTCTCGTTTTTCTCGATGGGGTCGGTCCCTGAATCTGTTGCTTGATGATCAGGATGGGGCAACACTTTTCCGTATGTACTTGGAAGGTCAAGGCCTAGTGGATCTCTTAAGTTTCTGGTTTGCTTGTAACGGCTTTAGAGCTATGGACCCAGCAGAACCCAAAACCTCAAAGACAGCCAAAGCCATATATCGTTGGTATGTACAAAATAGCCAAGCTGTTTCAGGGCGTTTAAAGCCGTCCACACGGGCCCAAGTTAAGGACTGTGTCAAGAACCAACAACTGAATAGAACTGTGTTTGACCAGGCACAGCAGGAGATTCAAAGGGCCATGGAGCAGGAGGCCTTTCCTTCTTTTCTGCTGTCTGATATATGCAGGGAATATGCTCATGCTATTGAAGACAGTCCCACTCCTGAAAGCCCAGGGCCTGGACTTCCAACTCTTGCTGAAGAAGAGGAATATAATGGATTACACCAGACTTCTGTTGGTTTGGGCACCATGGGGAAAATAAACCGTGCCTTCACACGTGTACCACCAAGAAACCAAAG gtCCCACCTTCGCAAAACTGAAGCAGTATATCAGTACTTTGCTCCTGCAGCTAGTATTAATGACAGTGAGATTTCAAGTGATGCACTTACTGAAGACAGTATGTCTGTAACAGATAGTAGCGT AGATGGAATTCCGCCATACCGCTCCAAGCAGAGAGAAATCCATAGAAGTGTTAGTGCCAATGGACAAGTGCCTCTGCCTTTTGTTCCT AGAACAATGCGCCCGCCAGCTGAAATGATGCCAACTAATCCTGCAGAATTTGCAGCAAAATTGACTATGGCTTTGGAAAAAGTTAAGAGACAAAGAGATGCATCAGAAAAATTAGAAGAAAAGCTACAAAAGTTGAAAGAG GAAGAAGATAAACCTGAATGTGACATTCCTCCAACCAGCCATGATGCATTGCCAGCTGCCTCTATTGAGGATGACCCTCAGTCCATCCTTGATGAGCATGTATCAAGAGTCTTGAAGACCCCAGCAAATCTGTCACCTAGATCACAGTCTCCTTTCATTCAAAGAAAAGCCAAAGGTCAAGCAACATTTGGCAAAGGTCAAAACGTAGCTTCCTCCCACTTAAGACCGAAGGCTCCTCCAGGAATGGAAACACCTGTCACACAAAATGTAGAGCAGCGGGGATCTATTAG TTCACAGGGAACAAGAAGTTGTCGAAAGGCAGAAGGATTTGCCCCGCATCATAAGCTGGATGATGAAGACTCTTCTCTTGGACTGACCACACCACTTTCAGCTGAGCAAGAAGTAGAACGCAGCCATAGTGTCTTGCAATGGGTTCTAGAGAGTGCAAAATTGATGAAAAAGCATCATCGTGATGTAAACACAAG TTTAAGCCACAGCTCTGAAGTGAAAAAAGCAAGTCATCGGACAGCATCCCAGCCAGCACACCTATTCCTGCAGGATACATCTATGCCTCCCCTTAATGCACCGAACACCCTAGATCAATTGGAAGAAGCCCGTCGGCGACTTGTTGAAGATAAGAGAGTTCCTAAACTTCACAAAAATAG GTGTGTGCCGTCTGCAACACTTAAAGAAAAAGGCAAAGCTACAGAGAACATTTTATCTTCTGGCTTCTCAACAATGAAATTGTCAGAAGA GCTTAAGTCTGCAAAAAAGATGAATAGTGATCAAGGGCAAGGAGGTTTAGCAATTGTCTACTACTTCTGTGGAGAGAGAATTCCTTACATGATTCGCACAAAGGAGCCTAGCTTGACTTTGCAAGAATTTAAAGAGCTGCTCAGTAAGAAAGGAAGTTACAA ATATTACTTCAAAAAGGAGAGTCAAGAGTTTGAATGCAATGCTGTGTTTCAAGAGATATCCGAGGAGGATGCAGTATTGCCATTATATGAGGAGAAGATCATCTGCAAGGTGGAAAGAGCATGTTAA